In Thermotoga sp. Ku-13t, one genomic interval encodes:
- a CDS encoding sugar phosphate isomerase/epimerase family protein has product MKLAFNGATTIRASLAEDIVCAKRAGFEMLEIWKSKLFDMIKNGGVETVKRLFEQNVLKPVTINSIEQATFSSREEKLDECEKLCELANMLNVEAIVVVPGFVRGRLDEATIVKESVEVLKQMASIARRFNVKLGFEFLGFSDCSVNTLTLAWKIVEQVGEDNVGLIVDTCHFFAGGSKLESLEQIDASKIIIVHVNDLPKLEGVKDSDRLMPGDGILPLRDFFKTLKKIGYSGPVSVELFNERYWQLSACEVAKEAFEKLKVFV; this is encoded by the coding sequence TTGAAGCTTGCTTTCAACGGGGCAACAACGATCAGAGCAAGCCTTGCCGAAGACATCGTATGTGCGAAGAGAGCTGGATTCGAGATGCTGGAGATATGGAAGAGCAAGCTGTTTGACATGATCAAGAATGGTGGCGTCGAAACGGTGAAAAGGTTGTTCGAACAGAACGTGTTGAAGCCCGTGACGATCAATTCGATTGAGCAAGCGACGTTTTCAAGCAGAGAAGAAAAGCTCGATGAATGTGAAAAGCTGTGCGAGCTTGCGAATATGTTGAACGTGGAAGCCATAGTGGTCGTGCCGGGATTTGTCAGAGGAAGGCTCGATGAGGCAACGATCGTGAAAGAATCTGTCGAGGTGCTCAAACAGATGGCGAGCATCGCGAGAAGGTTCAACGTGAAACTTGGTTTTGAGTTCCTCGGGTTTTCCGACTGCTCGGTGAACACGCTCACTCTCGCCTGGAAGATCGTCGAGCAGGTTGGTGAAGACAACGTCGGTTTGATAGTCGATACGTGCCACTTCTTCGCGGGTGGTTCGAAGCTGGAAAGTCTTGAGCAGATAGACGCTTCGAAGATCATCATCGTGCACGTGAATGATCTGCCGAAGCTCGAAGGTGTGAAAGACTCTGACAGGCTCATGCCGGGTGATGGGATTTTACCGCTGAGGGATTTTTTCAAAACCCTGAAAAAGATAGGTTATTCTGGTCCTGTGAGCGTGGAACTGTTCAACGAGCGTTACTGGCAGTTGAGCGCGTGCGAGGTGGCGAAGGAAGCGTTCGAGAAGCTCAAAGTCTTTGTATAG
- a CDS encoding TAXI family TRAP transporter solute-binding subunit has product MKKLLIFVLMFSLFGLVLAEKWPAQLRFVSGPSGGTWFALGGTLAGVWTQSVVPTTSGTGGGTSNIVTISKGQADIGLTTLSVFNAAVKGIDPFKEPVKGTVLFANLYRQYAYFIMRKDYATKNNIKTLGDVIKKKLPIRFATLAPGTASELVIRLLFEKGYGVSWSDIKSWGGRVSFASYTDGANQLCDNQLDMFAFQVSRVASVIMDIESRTDVVILPVDEEAIQALADYLGTTKFYIEPGVYRSVTEPIPTVGDYTCLVIRENLPEDLVYKLAEALWKNKEQIAKAFADMAELNPNEAVTGNVPAHPGALKFWSEQK; this is encoded by the coding sequence ATGAAGAAGTTGTTGATCTTCGTACTGATGTTCAGTCTGTTCGGTTTGGTCCTGGCAGAGAAGTGGCCCGCACAGTTGAGGTTCGTCTCCGGACCGTCCGGTGGAACGTGGTTCGCACTCGGTGGTACACTCGCTGGAGTGTGGACTCAAAGCGTTGTACCCACAACCAGCGGCACGGGTGGCGGAACATCCAACATCGTCACCATCTCTAAAGGTCAGGCCGACATAGGACTAACCACGCTCTCTGTGTTCAACGCGGCTGTGAAAGGGATCGATCCTTTCAAAGAGCCTGTTAAAGGTACGGTACTTTTCGCGAACCTCTACAGACAGTACGCGTACTTCATCATGAGGAAAGACTACGCGACGAAGAACAACATCAAAACTCTTGGTGATGTTATCAAGAAAAAACTGCCGATTAGGTTCGCCACTCTCGCACCGGGTACGGCGTCAGAGCTCGTCATCAGACTGCTATTCGAGAAAGGATACGGTGTGAGCTGGTCGGACATCAAATCCTGGGGCGGAAGGGTTTCGTTCGCATCCTACACGGACGGCGCGAACCAGTTGTGTGACAACCAGCTGGACATGTTCGCGTTCCAGGTAAGCAGAGTCGCGTCTGTGATCATGGACATCGAAAGCCGAACGGACGTCGTCATACTGCCTGTGGACGAGGAAGCCATACAGGCGCTCGCGGATTATCTTGGCACAACCAAGTTCTACATTGAGCCAGGAGTGTACAGAAGCGTCACCGAGCCTATTCCGACTGTTGGAGATTACACCTGTCTCGTGATCAGAGAAAACCTTCCTGAAGATCTCGTGTACAAACTCGCTGAAGCTCTCTGGAAGAACAAAGAACAGATTGCCAAAGCCTTCGCCGACATGGCCGAACTGAACCCGAACGAAGCAGTTACTGGAAACGTTCCAGCACATCCCGGTGCTCTGAAATTCTGGTCGGAACAAAAGTGA
- a CDS encoding ABC transporter substrate-binding protein — MKKVLLIGLVLALFAGLSFSQELPPGIPRNETLIAEWLTGRAANPGNFNIWATWVWNDRGIQNLLLEPLWCMEYAVGEVINALAAEPPIYNSDFTELTIKLRKGVYWSDGVPFTADDLIYSIELSKKTSGFGYHTQMQQVKEMVKIDDYTVLIKLEKPNSRFHINFVDRWGAFRPLPKHIFEKVEDPLSFNFNPPVGTGPYVLHSYDPGGYWILWQRRDDWQRTPTGMLYGMPQPKYVLMVFYSAAEKRVLAMAQHNLDISDFSYEALQVVLRRVKTARAWRKDFPWTVNIDPCVTGLHLNNAIEPFNNPEIRWALTLAIDIVEYAANAFDGAVTLSPIHIPLVPAYYEWYYKRMEEWLMNFELDLGNGEKFKPYDPTAGLRLAEYAKKRGYPVPDDPEQIKKIFGPGWWKYAPDVAEKLLKKNGFYRDAQGKWHLPNGELWKITINTGNNPAGPAERNAFAAVQAWMKFGIDVVAQSLEIAQNAQGEFEVSTDWPAAEPWGGHPDLSRTLTPYYSEYVPELGEGAPWGNYARFTDPRMDKIIEELQVTDWNDTEKLIELGIEALKILVEKMPTIPTFNYPGVIAWDEYYWTNFPGAENMYAQPYPHWPNFKYMLPFLKPTGKK, encoded by the coding sequence ATGAAAAAGGTTCTCCTCATTGGTCTAGTGCTGGCATTGTTCGCGGGTCTTTCCTTCTCGCAAGAGTTGCCTCCAGGCATTCCAAGGAACGAAACTCTGATCGCTGAGTGGCTGACGGGAAGGGCTGCGAACCCTGGAAACTTCAACATCTGGGCGACGTGGGTCTGGAACGACAGGGGAATTCAAAACCTGTTGCTCGAACCGCTGTGGTGCATGGAGTACGCGGTCGGAGAGGTCATCAACGCCCTGGCGGCAGAACCTCCAATCTACAACTCAGACTTCACCGAACTGACGATCAAGCTAAGAAAGGGCGTCTACTGGAGCGATGGTGTGCCGTTCACCGCAGATGATTTGATTTATTCAATCGAGCTGTCCAAGAAAACATCAGGTTTCGGCTATCACACCCAGATGCAGCAGGTGAAAGAGATGGTCAAGATCGACGACTACACGGTCCTCATCAAACTTGAGAAACCGAATTCGAGGTTCCACATCAACTTCGTCGACAGATGGGGAGCGTTCAGACCTCTTCCGAAACACATATTCGAAAAGGTTGAGGATCCTCTGAGCTTCAACTTCAACCCACCCGTCGGCACTGGTCCGTACGTGCTCCACTCTTACGATCCGGGTGGATACTGGATACTGTGGCAGAGGAGAGATGACTGGCAGAGAACACCCACCGGTATGCTGTACGGTATGCCGCAGCCGAAGTACGTGTTGATGGTGTTCTACAGCGCTGCAGAAAAAAGAGTGCTTGCCATGGCGCAGCACAACCTCGACATCTCTGACTTCTCCTACGAGGCCCTGCAAGTGGTTCTCAGGAGGGTCAAGACCGCACGTGCGTGGAGAAAAGACTTCCCGTGGACCGTGAACATCGACCCGTGCGTCACTGGTCTGCACTTGAACAACGCAATAGAACCCTTCAATAACCCCGAGATCAGATGGGCACTCACGCTGGCGATCGATATCGTAGAATACGCTGCCAACGCGTTCGACGGAGCCGTTACATTGTCTCCGATACACATCCCACTCGTGCCGGCATACTACGAGTGGTACTACAAGCGCATGGAAGAGTGGCTCATGAACTTCGAACTCGATCTCGGAAACGGTGAAAAGTTCAAACCTTACGATCCAACTGCAGGTCTGAGGCTCGCAGAGTACGCGAAGAAGAGAGGTTATCCTGTGCCCGACGATCCTGAGCAGATCAAGAAGATCTTCGGACCCGGCTGGTGGAAGTACGCACCCGACGTAGCGGAGAAGCTCCTCAAGAAGAACGGTTTCTACAGAGACGCGCAAGGAAAATGGCACCTGCCCAATGGTGAACTCTGGAAGATCACGATCAACACCGGTAACAACCCTGCTGGGCCAGCTGAGAGGAACGCCTTCGCTGCTGTTCAGGCGTGGATGAAGTTCGGTATCGACGTCGTTGCACAGTCCCTGGAAATTGCACAGAACGCACAGGGTGAGTTCGAAGTATCGACAGATTGGCCTGCTGCAGAGCCGTGGGGTGGTCATCCGGATCTGTCCAGAACACTCACGCCGTACTATTCTGAGTACGTGCCGGAACTTGGTGAAGGTGCACCGTGGGGCAACTACGCGCGCTTCACCGATCCGAGAATGGACAAGATCATCGAAGAACTGCAGGTGACTGACTGGAACGATACTGAGAAGTTGATCGAGCTCGGTATCGAAGCTCTCAAGATCCTGGTCGAAAAGATGCCAACGATACCAACGTTCAACTATCCTGGCGTCATCGCCTGGGATGAATACTACTGGACGAACTTCCCGGGTGCTGAGAACATGTACGCACAGCCTTATCCACACTGGCCGAACTTCAAGTACATGCTGCCATTCCTGAAACCAACTGGAAAGAAGTGA
- a CDS encoding endo-1,4-beta-xylanase — MKKLLAVSLLFLLTVGFTSNGLEGETLRSLAEKLGIYVGFALINNFWVLADGSTYMEVAKREFNILTPENHMKWDSIHPERDRYDFSKAERHVKFALENGMVVHGHTLVWHNQLPFWLNREWTKEELLQVLEEHIKTVVGYFKGKVKIWDVVNEAVSDAGRYRETIWYKVIGPEYIEKAFIWAREADPDATLIYNDYNIETINPKSNFVYQLVKDLKEKNVPIDGVGFQMHIDINGLNYESFRNNLKRFADLGLKLYITEMDVRIPKNATQEHLQKQAEIYAKIFEICLENPAVEAIQFWGFTDKYSWVPGFFTGYDHALIFDRDYNPKPAYFAIKQVLEKKLEEKLSGK; from the coding sequence TTGAAAAAACTGCTGGCTGTATCTCTGCTGTTCCTCTTGACGGTGGGATTCACATCAAACGGACTGGAGGGAGAAACTTTGAGATCCCTGGCGGAAAAGTTGGGAATCTACGTCGGTTTCGCGTTGATCAACAACTTCTGGGTCCTCGCAGATGGCAGCACGTACATGGAGGTTGCGAAGCGCGAGTTCAACATACTGACGCCTGAGAACCACATGAAGTGGGACAGCATACACCCAGAGCGTGACAGGTACGACTTTTCGAAGGCCGAAAGACACGTCAAGTTTGCACTTGAAAACGGCATGGTCGTCCACGGCCACACCTTAGTCTGGCACAACCAGCTTCCATTCTGGTTGAACAGAGAATGGACGAAGGAAGAACTGCTCCAGGTTCTTGAAGAACATATAAAAACGGTCGTGGGATATTTCAAAGGAAAAGTCAAGATATGGGACGTTGTGAACGAGGCAGTCAGCGACGCTGGGAGATACCGGGAAACGATCTGGTACAAAGTCATAGGCCCGGAGTACATAGAAAAGGCCTTCATCTGGGCTAGGGAAGCAGATCCAGATGCCACTCTCATATACAACGACTACAACATAGAAACGATCAATCCCAAGTCGAACTTCGTTTACCAGCTTGTGAAAGATCTCAAGGAGAAGAACGTTCCGATCGACGGTGTAGGCTTTCAGATGCACATAGACATCAACGGGCTCAACTACGAGAGCTTCAGGAACAATTTGAAGAGGTTTGCCGATCTGGGACTCAAACTCTACATCACCGAGATGGACGTGAGGATTCCCAAAAACGCCACACAGGAGCATCTACAAAAGCAGGCCGAGATATACGCGAAGATATTCGAAATCTGCCTTGAAAACCCAGCAGTCGAAGCTATACAGTTCTGGGGCTTCACTGACAAATACTCCTGGGTACCGGGCTTCTTCACAGGCTACGATCACGCTCTGATTTTCGACAGAGATTATAATCCCAAACCGGCGTACTTCGCGATAAAACAGGTTCTCGAGAAGAAACTGGAAGAGAAGCTGAGCGGTAAATAA
- a CDS encoding TRAP transporter permease gives MRKLHGTTYYFAFFSLVAMAIFHIYTAVFGTFEAYLQRNIHLAFALPLAFIFYPATKNSPKDRVPWYDWLLAVLALLPGLYAIVNYETIIYRMVQVEEVTPVQILLGTILVIMILEATRRIVGLALTILAAASVFYMYIGHLLPGEFKGMHVTYDRIIEHLYLTGEGIFSTPLGVSATFVMIFLILGGFLEHSGVGEYFMDLSKALAGKAVGGPAKIAVVSSGLFGSISGSAVANVYATGTFTIPMMKQLGFSPVFAGAVEAVASSGGQIMPPIMGAAAFIMASFLGIPYKQVMIAALVPAILYYFYVFMSVHVRAVKRGLKGLPDEMIPSAKYVLKKLYVFAPIVVLVIMIMKGYTPMRSALTALIVSWLVSLLDDRYRMGPKRILNALYDGSKNVFVVAIACAAAGIVVGAVTLTGIGFKLVSFIFSLAQNIPFLALIMVMLMAIVLGMGLPTTAAYIVASALAVPALINLGFNPLASHMFVFYYAVFSAITPPVALAAYAASSISGAKPSDTGYQAFRLGMIAMIIPFAFMYDTSFLLQSNWLNNLFATLAGLVSAMALSYAIEGYFETKLTLMMRSLLAVLGVLVLFPVLWLRIVCILAFVLVYAMFTIKKA, from the coding sequence GTGCGCAAGCTTCACGGAACAACGTATTATTTTGCATTCTTTTCGCTTGTTGCAATGGCTATCTTTCACATTTACACTGCCGTGTTTGGCACCTTTGAGGCCTACCTTCAGAGGAATATACACTTAGCCTTCGCCCTGCCTCTCGCGTTCATTTTTTATCCCGCCACGAAGAACAGCCCGAAAGACAGAGTTCCCTGGTACGACTGGCTCCTCGCAGTGCTCGCCCTGTTACCGGGTCTGTACGCCATCGTCAACTACGAAACGATCATCTACAGAATGGTTCAGGTGGAGGAGGTCACACCCGTTCAGATCCTGCTCGGCACCATTTTGGTGATCATGATCCTGGAAGCAACAAGAAGGATCGTGGGTCTTGCACTGACCATCCTCGCAGCGGCATCGGTATTTTACATGTACATAGGCCATCTCCTGCCCGGTGAGTTCAAGGGTATGCACGTCACTTACGATAGAATTATAGAACATCTGTATCTGACTGGTGAAGGCATTTTCTCAACACCCCTTGGAGTTTCTGCCACGTTCGTGATGATATTCCTGATCCTCGGAGGTTTTCTCGAGCACAGTGGCGTGGGCGAATACTTCATGGACCTGTCGAAAGCCCTGGCCGGTAAGGCTGTCGGAGGACCTGCAAAAATTGCGGTGGTGAGCTCTGGATTGTTTGGAAGCATCTCTGGTTCTGCTGTCGCGAACGTGTACGCGACCGGCACGTTTACCATACCGATGATGAAACAGCTTGGTTTTTCCCCCGTGTTCGCGGGTGCGGTCGAGGCTGTCGCGAGCAGCGGTGGACAGATCATGCCCCCCATCATGGGAGCCGCAGCGTTCATCATGGCGTCTTTCTTGGGGATTCCTTACAAGCAGGTGATGATCGCCGCCCTAGTTCCCGCAATCCTTTACTATTTCTATGTGTTCATGTCGGTTCATGTGAGAGCTGTCAAGCGTGGTTTGAAAGGTCTTCCCGACGAGATGATCCCCAGTGCGAAATATGTGTTGAAAAAACTCTACGTGTTCGCACCCATCGTGGTGCTCGTCATCATGATCATGAAAGGTTACACTCCAATGAGATCAGCGTTGACAGCCTTGATCGTGAGCTGGCTCGTTTCTCTCCTCGATGATAGATACCGTATGGGTCCGAAGAGGATTCTGAACGCTCTGTACGACGGTTCCAAAAACGTTTTCGTCGTGGCGATCGCCTGTGCCGCTGCGGGAATCGTCGTAGGCGCCGTCACCCTGACGGGCATCGGGTTCAAACTGGTCAGCTTCATATTCAGTCTTGCTCAGAACATTCCCTTCCTGGCGCTGATCATGGTCATGCTCATGGCTATAGTGCTCGGAATGGGTTTGCCAACTACCGCAGCCTACATCGTTGCTTCCGCGCTGGCGGTTCCGGCGCTGATCAATCTCGGTTTCAATCCCCTTGCGTCACACATGTTCGTCTTCTATTACGCTGTCTTTTCAGCGATCACACCGCCCGTGGCGCTCGCAGCCTACGCGGCTAGTTCCATCTCGGGAGCGAAGCCTTCCGACACGGGTTATCAGGCATTTCGCTTGGGTATGATCGCCATGATCATTCCGTTCGCGTTCATGTACGATACAAGCTTTCTGCTCCAATCGAACTGGTTGAACAACCTTTTTGCGACCCTAGCGGGCCTAGTTTCTGCGATGGCGCTGAGCTACGCGATCGAGGGCTATTTCGAAACCAAGCTCACACTCATGATGAGATCGTTGCTGGCTGTGCTCGGAGTTCTGGTGCTCTTTCCTGTGCTCTGGCTTAGAATCGTCTGCATCTTAGCCTTCGTGCTGGTCTATGCGATGTTCACGATCAAAAAAGCTTGA
- a CDS encoding inorganic phosphate transporter: MLYVSAAVFLGWILGTNNTASILGPGIATGVFHHRKITLIASIFVVLGAIVNGDEGLRNVSLLGSAGPYDGVIVLLCAGISMLLLTRLGFPASASQTVFGGLVGVGLVRIGAESMNWHTIVKFIVSWILTPFFAAMIAFFIYHVFAFWFRRIHKTHLQDVFIYIASWFAGLYDAYALGANNVANVTGPVLTQFNSIELAAFLGGLSIAFGVLTSGKRVINTVGKQIIALDHFSSLVAMLAQATALFIFSLVGIPVAASQAIVGGVIGAGYARGVKLSSRRTLLWMVSAWLLAPIVSGIIAASLCRIL; the protein is encoded by the coding sequence ATGCTGTACGTATCTGCGGCAGTTTTTCTCGGCTGGATCCTCGGTACGAACAACACTGCTTCCATCCTTGGACCCGGTATCGCCACGGGAGTGTTTCATCATAGAAAGATCACGCTGATCGCTTCCATCTTCGTCGTGCTTGGAGCGATTGTGAACGGTGATGAAGGTTTAAGGAACGTTTCCTTGCTGGGTTCAGCTGGTCCGTACGACGGTGTGATCGTGCTTCTCTGCGCTGGTATTTCCATGTTGCTTCTGACCAGACTCGGTTTTCCTGCTTCGGCCTCACAAACGGTTTTCGGCGGCCTGGTCGGAGTTGGCCTGGTACGGATCGGTGCCGAAAGCATGAACTGGCACACGATCGTGAAATTCATAGTGAGCTGGATCTTGACGCCCTTTTTCGCTGCCATGATCGCTTTTTTCATTTACCATGTGTTCGCGTTCTGGTTTCGCAGAATCCACAAAACACACCTGCAGGATGTGTTCATTTACATCGCATCGTGGTTCGCAGGCCTGTACGATGCCTACGCGCTCGGTGCGAACAACGTTGCCAACGTGACGGGTCCTGTTCTAACCCAGTTCAACTCGATTGAACTCGCGGCCTTCCTTGGAGGTTTATCCATAGCCTTCGGAGTTCTAACCAGCGGTAAGCGGGTCATCAACACGGTCGGCAAGCAGATCATTGCGCTTGATCATTTCTCGTCACTCGTCGCGATGCTCGCGCAGGCGACAGCACTTTTTATCTTCAGCCTCGTCGGAATACCGGTAGCGGCATCTCAGGCCATCGTGGGCGGCGTTATCGGCGCAGGTTACGCCAGGGGTGTGAAGCTGTCGAGCCGAAGGACCCTGCTCTGGATGGTGAGCGCGTGGCTCCTCGCGCCGATAGTTTCGGGCATAATTGCCGCATCGCTGTGCAGGATTCTCTGA
- the rgy gene encoding reverse gyrase, whose product MPLAVYDALCPNCGGRIEAERLQEGLACERCLPEIEKGELCELLKERKFYSFVCELAEKEQQFVKFFEEGVGNPPWSLQRLWAKRVFQKQSFAIVAPTGVGKTTFGAVMASFLDGKSYILVPTRMLVEQVKNRCESFTNKRVITYTGKESEKKKIEQGDFDILITTNMFLAQNFDILEDKRFEFIFVDDTDSLLKSGKNVDKVLRLLGFDQSHIELALKNQLESRPENTAVLVVSSATLKPRTNRVVLFRKLLGFDVSPVRISVRNVLDSFIEVGDEEKARAQLLGWIEKFGRGGLVYVSSRFGKEGVEELVSWLKERGVQVVSYEDFDPESFRRGEFEVAVGISLPSNSLVRGLDLPDTIRYAIFFDVPHLTFPLKLENENVQRSLLLALRNFVDDERIEKYLKVLSGRVSPAQRQQIENFLGELLKKDEIVEKLKSSEDILIEEREGGLYLSFADAATYLQASGRTSRMFAGGVSRGISLIVHWNEKLFKNLKKRLRLFFDDIDFIDAKEIDWQQELKRGDEDRATIVKVLSSKAATQISVKSTLVVVESPNKARTIARFFGTPQMRFVDDVLVWETTTGDRLIAITASLGHVFDLVEDEGIYGVVEKDGEYVPVYTSIKVCEECNEQTTAQACSKKHSRMKDKLNLVNAFRKLAVQFDEILIATDPDAEGEKIAYDLTLALKPFNKNIRRAEFHEVTKLAFRRAIDTPRTIDLNLVKAQLARRVLDRWVGFALSGKLWRAFKRYDLSAGRVQTPVLGWIIERSELAKQKKAIVKLFAKDERNNGVWLNLELEDARHVKNLLNKLVGKKLGLVESFEEEIHPPLPYNTASLLSELGGKLGCSTLMDILQELFEQGLITYHRTDSFTVSEMGIKLAEQIILEEFSRELFFPRRNPSSGAHECIRITKRLKPEELKLWIELGRVELSLPKQAQFVYGAIYRRFLASQMKPARVLKKKFRLVLDSQTFEWELIDTVLEHGFDLILPLKTQHTQGDATIASADVRFVPKVLPFTQGTLTKQMQERGLGRPSTYAKIVQTLLDRGYVVQKGEYLFPTELGVRVFAWLKRHYPAFASESLTHELEEKSDLIERGEMDHQQLIRSLRNSELFS is encoded by the coding sequence ATGCCGCTCGCCGTTTACGATGCGCTCTGTCCAAACTGCGGTGGCAGGATCGAAGCGGAAAGGCTCCAGGAGGGTCTGGCCTGCGAAAGGTGCCTCCCGGAAATTGAGAAGGGAGAGCTGTGCGAACTTTTGAAGGAAAGAAAGTTCTACAGCTTCGTGTGCGAGCTTGCAGAGAAAGAACAGCAGTTTGTGAAGTTTTTTGAAGAAGGGGTGGGTAACCCTCCGTGGTCACTGCAGAGGCTCTGGGCGAAGCGCGTTTTTCAGAAGCAGAGCTTCGCCATCGTTGCGCCCACGGGTGTGGGAAAAACCACTTTCGGCGCGGTCATGGCGAGTTTCCTCGATGGCAAATCTTACATACTCGTTCCCACGCGGATGCTCGTCGAACAGGTGAAAAACAGATGCGAATCCTTCACTAATAAAAGGGTGATCACCTACACTGGTAAAGAGAGCGAAAAGAAAAAAATCGAGCAGGGAGACTTCGACATCCTCATCACCACGAACATGTTCCTCGCACAGAATTTTGACATACTCGAAGACAAAAGGTTCGAATTCATCTTCGTCGACGACACAGACTCACTGCTGAAGTCAGGAAAGAATGTGGACAAAGTGCTGAGGCTGCTCGGCTTCGATCAGTCCCACATCGAACTGGCGCTGAAGAATCAGCTCGAAAGCCGGCCTGAGAACACTGCGGTGCTCGTCGTGTCCTCAGCGACCTTGAAGCCCAGGACGAACCGTGTGGTGCTGTTCAGAAAGCTTCTCGGTTTCGATGTTTCGCCCGTTCGGATCTCGGTGAGGAATGTTCTCGACAGTTTCATCGAGGTGGGAGATGAAGAAAAGGCTCGCGCGCAACTTCTCGGCTGGATCGAGAAGTTCGGAAGAGGTGGACTTGTCTACGTGAGTTCCAGATTTGGCAAAGAAGGGGTTGAAGAGCTCGTATCGTGGTTGAAAGAACGCGGGGTGCAGGTGGTCAGTTACGAAGACTTCGATCCGGAAAGTTTCAGAAGAGGAGAATTCGAAGTCGCCGTCGGGATCTCCCTGCCCAGCAACAGCCTTGTCAGGGGGCTCGACCTGCCAGACACGATCCGCTACGCGATATTCTTCGACGTTCCTCACCTCACCTTTCCCCTGAAACTTGAGAACGAGAACGTTCAGCGTTCACTGCTTCTCGCATTGAGGAATTTTGTGGACGACGAGCGAATCGAAAAATATTTGAAAGTCCTGTCCGGGCGCGTTTCACCGGCTCAGAGACAACAGATCGAGAACTTTCTCGGAGAACTTTTGAAGAAAGATGAAATCGTCGAAAAGCTCAAGAGCTCAGAGGACATATTGATAGAAGAAAGAGAAGGCGGACTGTACCTGAGTTTCGCGGACGCCGCAACGTACCTGCAGGCTTCCGGTAGAACCTCGCGCATGTTCGCCGGGGGTGTGAGCAGGGGGATAAGCCTGATCGTCCACTGGAACGAGAAACTGTTCAAGAACCTCAAAAAGAGGCTCAGACTCTTCTTCGACGATATCGACTTCATCGACGCGAAAGAAATCGACTGGCAGCAGGAGCTGAAAAGGGGCGACGAGGACCGCGCGACGATCGTGAAGGTCCTCTCATCGAAAGCTGCGACGCAGATCTCTGTGAAATCGACCCTCGTGGTTGTGGAATCACCGAACAAGGCGAGGACCATCGCCCGCTTCTTCGGAACACCACAGATGAGGTTCGTCGACGATGTTCTGGTCTGGGAAACAACCACGGGTGATCGGCTGATCGCCATCACCGCCTCACTCGGTCACGTCTTCGATCTGGTCGAGGATGAGGGCATCTACGGCGTGGTCGAGAAAGACGGTGAGTACGTTCCTGTCTACACCAGCATAAAGGTCTGCGAAGAGTGCAACGAGCAGACGACCGCTCAGGCCTGTTCGAAGAAACATTCCAGGATGAAGGACAAACTGAACCTGGTCAACGCCTTCAGAAAACTCGCCGTTCAGTTCGACGAAATATTGATCGCCACGGACCCGGACGCGGAAGGTGAAAAGATCGCTTACGATCTAACCCTGGCGTTGAAACCTTTCAACAAAAATATCAGACGTGCTGAATTCCACGAAGTTACGAAGCTGGCTTTCAGACGTGCCATAGATACTCCGAGAACGATCGATCTGAACCTGGTGAAGGCTCAGCTGGCACGCCGGGTCCTGGACAGATGGGTTGGGTTCGCACTCTCCGGCAAACTGTGGCGCGCTTTCAAAAGGTACGATCTGTCCGCCGGCAGGGTCCAGACTCCCGTGCTTGGATGGATCATCGAACGAAGCGAGCTTGCAAAACAGAAGAAGGCCATCGTCAAGCTCTTTGCGAAAGACGAGAGGAATAACGGTGTGTGGCTCAATCTCGAACTGGAAGATGCACGCCACGTGAAAAATCTGTTGAACAAACTTGTGGGAAAAAAACTCGGGCTCGTCGAAAGCTTTGAGGAAGAAATACACCCACCTTTACCCTACAACACCGCATCGTTGCTGAGCGAGCTGGGTGGAAAGCTAGGTTGCTCAACCCTCATGGACATCCTTCAGGAACTTTTTGAACAGGGTCTGATCACCTACCACAGAACTGACAGCTTCACCGTCTCAGAGATGGGAATAAAACTTGCCGAACAGATCATCTTGGAAGAGTTCTCTAGAGAACTCTTTTTCCCGCGAAGAAATCCATCTTCTGGGGCACACGAGTGCATCAGGATCACGAAGCGTTTGAAACCGGAAGAGCTCAAGCTCTGGATCGAACTTGGAAGGGTGGAGCTGTCGCTTCCGAAACAAGCTCAGTTCGTTTACGGCGCGATCTACAGAAGGTTCCTCGCTTCCCAGATGAAACCTGCCAGAGTGTTGAAGAAAAAATTCAGGCTCGTACTCGATTCACAAACCTTCGAATGGGAGCTGATCGATACAGTTCTTGAACACGGCTTCGATCTGATCCTTCCACTGAAAACGCAGCACACCCAAGGCGATGCAACGATAGCTTCAGCGGACGTCAGGTTCGTCCCGAAGGTTCTTCCGTTCACACAGGGAACCCTCACCAAACAGATGCAAGAAAGAGGACTGGGCAGGCCCTCAACGTACGCGAAGATCGTTCAAACCTTGCTCGATCGGGGCTACGTGGTCCAGAAAGGCGAATATCTCTTCCCCACCGAGCTGGGTGTGAGAGTCTTCGCCTGGTTGAAACGGCATTATCCCGCCTTTGCCAGTGAGTCTCTCACGCACGAGCTCGAAGAAAAATCCGACCTCATAGAGCGCGGTGAGATGGACCATCAGCAGCTCATCAGATCGCTCAGGAACAGTGAACTTTTCTCCTGA